A part of Rhinoderma darwinii isolate aRhiDar2 chromosome 1, aRhiDar2.hap1, whole genome shotgun sequence genomic DNA contains:
- the PCDH18 gene encoding protocadherin-18, whose product MERCWDSRRQWIGRKMSCVLFCALSILIIMKPYVIMAKNLKYSIYEEQMVGSVVARLAEDVADVLSKLPNPSSVRFKGMQQGKTPLLIVKEDNGEISIGAKIDREQLCQKNLNCSIEFDVVTLPTVHLQFFHVEVEVLDINDNAPHFSRSLIPIEISESAAVGTRIPLDSAFDPDVGENSLHTYSLSENEYFKIEVKTRTDGAKYAELIVVRELDREHQSSYELQLTASDMGVPQRYGSAILKITISDSNDNSPIFEKKSYVIKLPENSPVGTLLIDLNATDPDEGANGKVVYSFNSNVSPKITETFRMDPEKGQLTLVKQVDYETTKSYEIDVQAQDMGPNSIPGHCKIIINVIDVNDNKPEININLMSSGKEIAYISESAPLDTFVALVRVQDRDSGLNGEIICKLHGHGQFKLQKTYENNYLILTNSTLDREKRSEYSLTVIAEDRGLPSLSTVKHFAVQITDENDNPPRFQTNRYEIVIVENNLPGAHITSVRATDPDQAENGQVTYIIPESFIQGSSITSYVTIDPSNGAIYALRAFDHEEVNQIVFTVQARDNGVPQLVTNATIVLTVVDENDNVPVIVVPTLHNNTAKISVPRDAESGYLITKIKAMDRDSGLNSELTCSLIAGNEYDVFLIDPKSCEIYTNMSMETFPIPEWDLLVLVQDKGTPPRSTKALLKCHILETPDAAGSTGASYVNQASMDVSMIIIISLGAICAVLLVIMVIFATRCNREKKDNRSYNCRVAESTYQHHPKRPSRQIHKGDITLVPTMNGTLPIRSHHRSSPSPSPTLERGQMSSRQSHHSRQSLNSLMTISSNHVPDTFSLELTHATPAVEVSQLLSMLHQGQYQPRPSFRGNKYSRSYRYALQDMDKFSLKDSGRGDSEAGDSDYDLGRDSPIDRLLGEGFSELFLTDGHRIPPVMRFCTEECRVLGHSDQCWMPPLPSPSADYRNNMFIPGEDVQPLQQTQPQNQQQTQQQAPLLEDDVLPIDQNEKKKSFSTFGKESLDEEAAEACTSSLLTEMSSVFQRLLPPSLDIYPECSEVDRSNSLERRKGQVPAKTVSYPQGVAAWAANTHFQNPNNVGGPALGNHSGAQPSSKWLPAMEEIPENYEEDDFDNVLNHLNDGKHELMDASELVAEINKLLQDVRQN is encoded by the exons ATGGAGCGCTGCTGGGACTCGAGGAGACAGTGGATCGGTAGGAAAATGAGCTGTGTGTTATTCTGTGCATTGTCTATTCTCATCATCATGAAGCCCTATGTCATCATGGCTAAGAATTTAAAGTACAGTATATACGAGGAGCAGatggtgggatcggtggttgccaGGCTAGCGGAGGATGTGGCTGATGTGTTGTCCAAGTTACCTAACCCTTCCTCGGTCCGATTTAAAGGGATGCAGCAGGGGAAGACTCCTCTACTCATAGTCAAGGAGGATAATGGAGAGATAAGTATCGGGGCTAAGATCGACCGGGAGCAGCTGTGTCAGAAGAACTTAAACTGCTCCATAGAGTTTGATGTGGTGACACTGCCGACAGTCCATCTGCAGTTCTTCCATGTGGAGGTTGAGGTGCTGGATATCAATGATAATGCACCCCATTTCTCCAGATCCCTCATCCCTATTGAGATATCTGAGAGTGCGGCTGTGGGCACCAGGATCCCCCTAGACAGCGCTTTTGACCCTGATGTTGGAGAAAATTCCCTTCATACCTATTCCTTATCAGAGAATGAATATTTTAAGATCGAGGTAAAGACCAGGACTGATGGAGCCAAATATGCAGAACTTATTGTGGTCCGGGAGCTGGACAGGGAACACCAGTCTAGCTATGAGCTTCAGCTTACTGCTTCAGATATGGGGGTTCCCCAGAGATATGGCTCAGCAATCCTCAAAATAACCATTTCTGACTCCAATGACAACAGTCCTATTTTTGAGAAGAAGTCTTATGTGATCAAGTTACCCGAAAATTCACCAGTTGGGACTTTACTGATAGACCTGAATGCCACAGACCCCGATGAAGGGGCAAATGGAAAGGTTGTGTACTCATTTAACAGCAATGTTtcccccaaaattacagaaacttTCAGAATGGATCCAGAAAAAGGCCAGCTGACGCTTGTAAAGCAAGTGGACTATGAGACAACAAAGTCCTATGAGATTGACGTTCAGGCCCAGGATATGGGACCCAATTCTATCCCGGGTCACTGCAAGATTATTATTAACGTTATTGATGTGAATGATAACAAACCGGAAATTAATATCAATTTGATGTCTTCTGGGAAAGAGATTGCTTATATTTCGGAAAGTGCCCCTCTGGATACATTTGTGGCCTTGGTAAGGGTGCAAGATAGAGATTCAGGACTAAATGGAGAGATTATTTGTAAACTCCATGGACATGGACAATTCAAGCTGCAAAAAACATATGAGAACAATTATTTAATATTGACTAATTCCACACTTGATCGAGAAAAGAGATCCGAGTATAGCCTGACTGTGATAGCCGAGGACAGGGGACTGCCAAGTCTCTCCACAGTCAAGCACTTTGCAGTGCAGATAACTGACGAGAATGACAACCCACCACGGTTCCAGACCAACAGATACGAGATTGTTATTGTGGAAAACAATTTACCTGGCGCACATATTACATCTGTTAGGGCAACTGATCCAGATCAAGCTGAAAATGGTCAAGTGACTTATATTATTCCTGAAAGCTTTATTCAAGGAAGTTCTATTACTTCTTATGTAACTATTGACCCCTCCAATGGTGCAATATATGCATTGAGGGCATTTGATCACGAAGAAGTCAATCAGATTGTCTTCACTGTCCAGGCCAGAGATAATGGAGTTCCACAGTTGGTCACAAATGCCACAATTGTTCTCACAGTTGTAGATGAGAATGATAACGTTCCAGTCATCGTGGTCCCTACTCTTCACAATAACACTGCTAAGATCTCAGTCCCCAGAGATGCTGAAAGTGGTTACTTAATTACCAAGATAAAGGCCATGGACAGGGACTCGGGTCTGAACTCTGAACTTACTTGTTCGCTAATTGCAGGGAATGAATATGATGTTTTCCTCATTGATCCCAAATCCTGTGAAATATACACCAATATGAGTATGGAGACTTTCCCCATTCCAGAATGGGACCTTCTAGTTTTAGTTCAAGACAAAGGGACTCCTCCACGTTCTACTAAAGCACTTCTAAAATGTCATATTCTTGAAACTCCTGATGCTGCTGGCAGTACGGGGGCGAGTTATGTTAACCAGGCCTCTATGGATGTCtcaatgattattattatttccttGGGAGCTATTTGTGCTGTTCTTTTAGTCATCATGGTTATTTTTGCAACAAGATGTAATAGAGAAAAGAAGGACAATAGATCTTACAACTGCAGGGTGGCAGAGTCAACTTACCAGCATCATCCAAAGAGGCCTTCCAGACAAATTCACAAAGGGGACATTACATTAGTGCCTACTATGAATGGGACTCTTCCTATCAGATCCCACCACAGGTCTTCTCCATCACCATCCCCTACCTTGGAACGTGGCCAGATGAGCAGCAGGCAAAGTCATCATAGTCGCCAGTCACTCAATAGTCTGATGACAATTTCATCtaatcatgtaccagataccttCTCTCTGGAATTGACCCATGCAACGCCTGCTGTTGAG GTATCCCAACTGCTCTCCATGCTTCACCAGGGACAGTACCAGCCAAGACCAAGCTTTCGGGGAAATAAATACTCTAGAAGCTACAG GTATGCCCTTCAAGACATGGATAAATTCAGCCTGAAAGACAGTGGTCGTGGGGATAGTGAAGCAGGAGACAGTGATTATGATCTGGGAAGAGATTCTCCAATTGACAGACTTCTGGGCGAAGGATTCAGTGAACTTTTCCTTACTGATGGCCATAGAATTCCTCCAG TTATGAGATTCTGCACAGAGGAATGCCGGGTTTTAGGACACTCAGATCAGTGTTGGATGCCACCTCTTCCCTCTCCATCTGCAGACTACAGGAATAACATGTTCATCCCTGGTGAAGATGTCCAACCTCTCCAACAGACACAGCCCCAAAACCAGCAGCAGACGCAACAACAGGCTCCTCTCCTTGAAGATGATGTGCTTCCTATTGATCagaatgagaagaaaaaaagtttttctaCATTTGGCAAAGAGTCTCTGGATGAGGAAGCAGCTGAAGCCTGCACATCTTCGCTGCTCACTGAAATGAGCAGTGTTTTCCAACGCCTGCTGCCGCCATCTTTGGACATCTACCCTGAATGCAGTGAAGTTGATCGCTCAAACTCTTTAGAGAGACGGAAAGGCCAAGTGCCTGCGAAGACAGTAAGTTACCCCCAAGGGGTCGCTGCATGGGCAGCAAACACACATTTTCAAAATCCCAACAATGTTGGTGGACCTGCTTTAGGAAATCATTCCGGCGCACAACCATCTTCGAAGTGGTTGCCCGCCATGGAGGAAATCCCAGAGAACTATGAAGAAGATGACTTTGATAATGTTCTTAATCATCTCAATGATGGTAAACATGAACTAATGGATGCTAGTGAACTTGTGGCGGAAATTAATAAACTGCTCCAAGATGTGAGGCAAAATTAG